The following proteins come from a genomic window of Flavobacterium eburneipallidum:
- a CDS encoding carboxypeptidase-like regulatory domain-containing protein, which translates to MNNNSLFKPWVVQVLPKFYCLLFLFYLTEGYAQDKTITGIVTDINGALPNVTVTVKNTGITTFSDLNGIYFIIASPTDVLLFSYIGYKTTEITINNRQTINLLMQEDTSMLQEVTINAGYYSVKDSERTGTGI; encoded by the coding sequence ATGAATAATAATTCACTCTTCAAGCCTTGGGTAGTCCAAGTACTGCCCAAATTCTACTGCCTTTTATTCCTTTTCTACCTTACAGAAGGTTATGCCCAAGACAAGACCATCACAGGAATTGTGACCGATATTAACGGAGCTTTACCCAATGTGACCGTAACTGTCAAAAATACAGGAATCACTACATTTTCAGATCTCAATGGGATTTATTTCATTATTGCTTCTCCTACCGATGTCCTTCTTTTTTCCTATATCGGTTACAAGACAACTGAAATTACCATAAACAACCGCCAAACGATTAATTTGTTAATGCAAGAAGATACCTCTATGCTACAAGAAGTGACTATTAATGCAGGCTATTATTCAGTTAAAGACAGCGAACGAACTGGAACAGGGATATAG
- a CDS encoding nitrogen regulatory IIA protein encodes MKKLQAKMDRLLNKFDGSWKVLPLKVQYKYLLIFFLGYALLTMGMILKVVHDTRKSNQGIIIEHIENPAIKKNESDTSLWDSLLMIKKNKTNERK; translated from the coding sequence ATGAAAAAACTGCAAGCAAAGATGGACCGTTTGTTAAACAAGTTTGATGGAAGTTGGAAAGTACTTCCTTTAAAAGTACAGTATAAATACCTCCTGATTTTTTTCTTGGGCTATGCGCTACTAACCATGGGAATGATTCTAAAAGTCGTGCATGATACAAGAAAATCCAATCAAGGAATAATCATCGAACACATTGAAAACCCTGCCATTAAAAAGAACGAATCCGATACATCATTGTGGGATTCCTTATTAATGATTAAAAAAAACAAGACAAATGAAAGAAAGTGA
- the traM gene encoding conjugative transposon protein TraM, producing the protein MKESENKKSVVFVTDGNSNETADVVLESKLNQVEKLKKSLMFTLMGVAFLGCMYLIFKPSEDTKKMENIGLNDAVPQATDAGLEADKQKAYEQEMLEQKHQEKQNALTSLSDYWNEDNPVETVGANAEITDEDARKPVKSTNPALNSYRNAQSTVGSFYQNDPSETQQLRKQLDELKKELDHKDSEPINPVEAQLELMEKSYQMAAKYLPMNASSTEQSPPQSVSSSSSPKEKFVALAPSQKNAVSSLGRAPNESASLVNWSKNRPPDFYAAGQTKQEVQTRNSVRAIIQETQVITAESSVRIRLLEPAKTANILIPQGTLLTANAKFQEGRLQLKISSLAINGTILPVDITVFGLDGQQGLVVPYSPERSAVTEMAANMGQASGSSIMMTNSAGQQVAGDLSRGVVQGVSGYFSKKIKTPKITLKAGYQMFLVSKN; encoded by the coding sequence ATGAAAGAAAGTGAAAACAAAAAGAGTGTCGTCTTTGTTACGGACGGCAACTCAAATGAAACTGCGGATGTAGTTCTGGAAAGTAAATTAAACCAAGTCGAGAAGCTTAAAAAGTCCCTCATGTTCACATTAATGGGAGTTGCATTCTTAGGCTGTATGTATCTCATATTTAAACCTTCCGAAGACACAAAAAAGATGGAAAACATAGGGCTAAATGATGCTGTCCCACAAGCTACCGATGCTGGATTGGAGGCTGACAAGCAAAAAGCGTATGAACAAGAAATGTTGGAACAAAAGCATCAGGAAAAACAAAATGCCCTGACATCATTGTCCGACTATTGGAATGAAGACAACCCCGTGGAAACCGTCGGAGCGAATGCTGAAATTACGGATGAAGATGCTCGAAAACCAGTAAAGAGCACTAATCCGGCATTGAACAGCTACCGAAATGCACAAAGCACCGTAGGCTCTTTTTATCAAAATGATCCTTCGGAGACACAGCAATTACGCAAACAACTGGATGAGCTAAAAAAGGAATTAGACCACAAGGACAGTGAACCCATTAATCCTGTGGAAGCCCAGTTGGAATTAATGGAAAAATCGTATCAGATGGCTGCCAAATATCTTCCGATGAATGCTAGCTCAACGGAACAGTCACCACCACAATCCGTTTCTAGTTCTTCTTCTCCAAAAGAAAAATTTGTTGCGCTTGCTCCTAGCCAGAAAAATGCCGTTTCATCTTTAGGCAGAGCACCCAACGAGAGTGCTTCTTTAGTCAATTGGAGTAAAAATCGTCCACCTGATTTTTATGCTGCTGGGCAAACCAAACAAGAAGTGCAAACCAGAAACAGTGTTCGTGCGATCATACAAGAAACTCAAGTAATAACTGCGGAAAGCAGTGTTCGTATCCGTTTGTTGGAGCCAGCCAAAACAGCAAATATTTTGATTCCACAAGGAACCCTATTGACGGCAAACGCCAAATTTCAAGAAGGACGCCTACAATTGAAAATTAGTTCGTTGGCAATAAACGGCACCATTTTGCCAGTTGACATTACAGTATTTGGATTGGATGGACAACAAGGTCTAGTTGTTCCCTACTCGCCCGAAAGAAGTGCTGTTACTGAAATGGCAGCCAACATGGGGCAAGCTTCTGGCAGTAGCATCATGATGACCAATTCTGCTGGACAGCAAGTGGCTGGCGATCTGAGCCGAGGTGTTGTGCAGGGTGTTTCAGGATACTTTTCCAAAAAAATAAAAACTCCCAAAATAACATTGAAAGCGGGCTACCAGATGTTCCTTGTTTCAAAAAACTAA
- a CDS encoding DUF4138 domain-containing protein, which yields MKTLIKHGIALILLLGIHAESQAQNTVSNVTTLNLEKIPSYQIEVTYNKTSHLIFPAPIRYVDLGSEFLIADKAKEVENVLRLKATVRDFAEETNFSVITEDGRFYNFNVCYNHFLIK from the coding sequence ATGAAAACACTAATTAAACACGGTATCGCATTGATTTTACTGTTAGGAATCCATGCCGAATCTCAAGCGCAAAATACCGTTTCCAATGTTACGACACTGAACTTGGAAAAAATTCCATCTTATCAAATTGAAGTCACCTACAATAAAACTTCGCATCTGATATTTCCTGCTCCCATCCGCTACGTGGATTTGGGAAGTGAATTTCTAATTGCGGACAAGGCAAAAGAGGTGGAAAATGTATTACGCTTAAAAGCCACAGTTCGTGACTTTGCAGAGGAAACCAATTTTTCCGTGATAACGGAAGATGGACGGTTTTATAATTTTAATGTATGCTACAATCATTTCCTGATAAAATGA
- the traN gene encoding conjugative transposon protein TraN gives MLQSFPDKMNYNLLQLKENASGADANEVLFEELGSNSPSMVNTVLEAIYGENKRIIKHIDSKSFGIRFLLKGIYIHNDKLYLHTELINCSNAPFQIDFVQFKVVDKKRAKRTLIQERVLTPLRTYKPLDEIVGNAKKQNVFLLNQFTISDDKLLLIELYENNGERHQVLKVECCDLVRAKLIKNVELKIN, from the coding sequence ATGCTACAATCATTTCCTGATAAAATGAATTACAACCTATTACAATTAAAGGAAAATGCAAGTGGAGCGGATGCAAATGAAGTTTTATTTGAAGAGTTGGGAAGCAACTCCCCTTCAATGGTCAATACGGTATTGGAAGCAATTTATGGAGAAAACAAAAGAATCATTAAGCACATAGACTCCAAAAGTTTTGGCATACGGTTTTTGTTGAAAGGAATCTACATTCACAATGACAAGTTGTATCTCCATACCGAACTCATTAATTGTAGCAATGCGCCTTTCCAAATTGATTTTGTCCAATTCAAAGTGGTGGATAAAAAACGTGCCAAACGCACCTTGATTCAAGAAAGAGTGCTGACTCCATTACGAACTTACAAACCACTAGATGAAATCGTGGGCAATGCAAAAAAGCAAAACGTTTTTCTATTGAATCAATTTACCATTTCCGATGATAAGCTACTCTTAATAGAGCTGTATGAAAATAACGGTGAAAGACATCAGGTTTTGAAAGTGGAATGTTGTGATTTGGTAAGAGCAAAACTCATAAAGAATGTGGAGTTAAAAATTAATTGA
- a CDS encoding molybdenum ABC transporter permease, which produces MSPALVLSILALVCGFGLRYWINRRKFYRRSPTGAEGFSSYEKSVFISFLERTGKWIAYVLIVFGLLFLWSHSRQKKEKDKKVQIEVQNPK; this is translated from the coding sequence ATGAGTCCTGCATTGGTTTTAAGCATTTTAGCTTTGGTATGTGGTTTTGGTCTTCGCTATTGGATTAACAGACGGAAATTTTACCGAAGAAGTCCCACGGGGGCGGAAGGTTTTTCGAGTTATGAAAAATCAGTATTCATTTCTTTTCTGGAGCGTACAGGAAAATGGATTGCCTATGTTCTGATTGTTTTTGGACTTTTGTTCCTCTGGAGCCATTCAAGACAAAAGAAAGAAAAAGACAAGAAGGTTCAAATTGAAGTGCAAAATCCAAAATAA
- a CDS encoding PRTRC system ThiF family protein: MNSEKTKVHFTDNNLINPTNPITVNLIGAGGTGSKVLTALMEMNHSLMALGHAGLNVRLWDDDVVTEANLGRQRFASSETGLYKSVALINRANRWSGTNWKAETIKFEKSSLGKLPEHTGATIYISCVDTVKARFEIAEILKQSHNGNAYFNRPRYWMDFGNSQYTGQVLLSTIGTIKQPHSEKYETISNLPMVTEEFAELLKQSEAKDDTPSCSLAEALEKQDLYVNSTLAQMGCSLLWGLFRNGLTHNRGFFLNLKDFRSQPIAVG, encoded by the coding sequence ATGAATTCTGAAAAAACAAAAGTCCATTTTACGGACAACAATTTAATCAATCCCACCAATCCCATTACAGTAAACCTTATTGGAGCAGGAGGAACGGGTTCAAAGGTGCTGACCGCCCTCATGGAAATGAATCACAGCCTCATGGCATTGGGTCACGCAGGTTTAAACGTCCGTTTGTGGGATGATGACGTGGTAACCGAAGCCAATTTGGGCAGACAGCGATTTGCCAGTAGCGAAACAGGATTGTATAAATCGGTAGCCTTAATTAACAGAGCCAACCGTTGGTCGGGTACAAACTGGAAAGCAGAAACCATAAAATTCGAAAAAAGCAGTTTGGGAAAATTGCCCGAACACACAGGAGCAACCATTTACATTAGTTGTGTGGACACTGTCAAAGCTCGTTTTGAAATTGCCGAAATATTGAAACAAAGCCACAATGGTAATGCGTATTTCAATCGTCCACGCTATTGGATGGATTTTGGCAACAGCCAATATACAGGACAAGTATTGCTATCCACCATTGGTACAATAAAACAACCTCATTCCGAAAAGTACGAAACCATTTCCAACTTGCCAATGGTAACCGAAGAATTTGCGGAACTGCTGAAACAGTCTGAAGCCAAGGACGATACTCCAAGTTGCTCCCTTGCTGAAGCATTGGAAAAACAAGATTTGTACGTTAATTCGACATTGGCACAAATGGGATGTTCCCTTTTATGGGGTTTATTTCGTAACGGATTGACCCATAATAGAGGCTTTTTTCTCAATTTGAAGGATTTTAGGTCGCAACCCATTGCCGTTGGATAA
- a CDS encoding PRTRC system protein B: MKDITENFGTLYHPISALVFYQTKGMNSDNYVEYFDMDKNGNPINAHPLTLKEANQLAKALKIANEQKEPCLKSEGIMGDTILHLDPIKNKVIWFTKAMQRELCFTENLGISNGIANMPPMLWIANKTSLIVFALGTNRRPTENTKLYNAPFFNVYENGNVCMGTVNVQIKNIVLVEEFTSTWEDYFFKSYFSHLMPDYNPIKGNCVTLWESLINTNKAFPKEVLKMSAKTLKNLL; this comes from the coding sequence ATGAAAGATATAACAGAAAATTTCGGAACACTGTATCATCCCATATCAGCATTGGTATTTTACCAAACCAAAGGAATGAATTCGGACAACTACGTAGAATATTTTGACATGGATAAAAATGGTAATCCCATTAATGCGCATCCTTTAACGCTAAAAGAAGCGAATCAACTCGCAAAGGCATTGAAAATAGCAAATGAACAAAAAGAACCTTGTTTGAAATCAGAGGGAATAATGGGCGACACTATTTTGCATCTAGACCCCATTAAAAATAAAGTAATTTGGTTTACCAAAGCGATGCAAAGAGAACTGTGTTTCACGGAAAATTTAGGGATTTCAAATGGAATCGCCAATATGCCTCCAATGTTATGGATTGCCAACAAAACTAGTCTTATTGTCTTTGCCTTGGGTACTAACCGAAGACCCACCGAAAACACAAAATTATACAATGCTCCTTTTTTCAATGTGTACGAAAATGGAAATGTATGTATGGGAACGGTAAATGTTCAGATAAAGAATATTGTATTAGTGGAAGAATTTACCAGCACATGGGAAGACTATTTTTTCAAAAGCTATTTCAGTCATCTGATGCCTGATTATAATCCGATAAAAGGAAACTGTGTGACACTTTGGGAAAGCCTTATAAATACAAACAAAGCTTTCCCTAAAGAGGTATTAAAAATGAGTGCCAAAACCTTAAAAAACTTGTTGTGA
- a CDS encoding PRTRC system protein C has protein sequence MLLTTQLDRVFILIDKGQEIKLTDPEPKWSVQAVLNFYSNTYPMLTTAKISAPLIKEDTVQYRFESAIGTKG, from the coding sequence ATGTTATTAACAACACAATTAGACAGAGTATTCATCCTGATTGATAAAGGTCAGGAAATAAAACTAACAGACCCAGAGCCAAAATGGAGTGTACAGGCAGTATTGAATTTTTATTCCAATACGTATCCCATGCTCACTACTGCCAAAATTTCTGCACCTCTGATAAAAGAGGATACGGTACAATACCGTTTTGAAAGTGCCATCGGAACGAAAGGTTAA
- a CDS encoding PRTRC system protein E, with protein sequence MKANFFNQIAQLEITGDLQLTISKGVENNLVVSILLHNEQCGDKAKQLIPPLNLRGTAEELDEGFFERVTHPLQSASGLMVNMEAFMKQLENAQKQSAMEKEKSEKEKKTKDEKDKKYQEAMTKADELDKEGKPREAWMKIPNPNDYSEHAEAINKRKKELSDKFASPSLFGAEQENV encoded by the coding sequence ATGAAAGCAAATTTTTTCAATCAAATCGCACAATTAGAAATTACTGGCGATTTACAGCTAACCATATCCAAAGGAGTGGAAAACAATCTTGTAGTTTCGATATTGCTCCACAACGAACAATGCGGAGACAAGGCAAAGCAACTGATACCCCCTTTAAATTTGAGGGGGACAGCAGAAGAACTGGACGAGGGATTTTTTGAAAGAGTTACGCATCCTTTGCAATCTGCATCAGGCTTAATGGTAAACATGGAAGCTTTCATGAAGCAACTGGAAAATGCCCAAAAGCAATCGGCAATGGAAAAGGAAAAATCCGAAAAGGAGAAAAAAACAAAGGACGAAAAGGACAAAAAGTATCAAGAAGCAATGACCAAGGCAGATGAATTGGACAAAGAGGGCAAACCTCGTGAGGCTTGGATGAAAATACCCAATCCCAACGATTATTCTGAACATGCCGAAGCCATAAACAAGCGCAAAAAAGAACTGTCCGACAAGTTTGCATCGCCAAGCCTTTTTGGTGCAGAACAAGAAAATGTTTAA
- a CDS encoding DUF932 domain-containing protein → MAHNLNFNEKTGRHSFFGVQEKAWHGLGQIVKDYPTSSGAIKHAGLDYEVVKTPLHAKSSGIIETANDIVIGNAELHVPNYFATIRTDSNSVLGVVGKEYHIVQNREAFGFFDAIVGGTDGILYETAGALGNGERIFITAKLPDYIRVGNGDDVTEKYIFLTTSHDGSGSITAAFTPIRIVCQNTLNASLRNMSNVVRIRHTSGAKQRLDNAHKVMGLANEFSNQLEGIFNEWAKVRVTDMEVKKLIQLALCPNKETLEHIKKGNEDEMSTLFKNTVEDTFSFAMLSESQQMETTRGTLFGAYNAVTGYYQNVRNYKDDEAKLQSIIMGGTAQLKSQKAFELCTSFSKMGADVFHFN, encoded by the coding sequence ATGGCACACAATTTAAATTTCAACGAAAAAACGGGACGTCACTCATTTTTTGGCGTTCAAGAAAAGGCTTGGCACGGATTGGGGCAAATTGTAAAAGACTACCCTACAAGTTCGGGCGCCATCAAACACGCAGGACTTGATTATGAAGTGGTCAAAACACCTCTTCATGCCAAAAGTTCAGGCATCATAGAAACTGCAAACGACATTGTGATTGGCAATGCTGAACTGCACGTACCCAACTATTTTGCCACCATACGTACTGATAGCAATTCGGTATTGGGCGTAGTTGGCAAAGAGTATCACATTGTGCAGAATCGAGAAGCATTTGGCTTTTTTGATGCGATTGTAGGTGGAACTGATGGGATTTTATACGAGACCGCAGGTGCATTGGGTAATGGGGAACGCATTTTTATAACTGCAAAACTGCCCGATTACATTCGTGTAGGGAATGGCGATGACGTAACGGAAAAATATATTTTTCTGACCACTTCTCACGATGGAAGCGGAAGCATAACAGCCGCTTTTACACCCATTCGAATTGTTTGTCAAAACACGTTGAACGCTTCACTTCGAAACATGAGCAATGTGGTACGCATCCGCCATACTTCGGGAGCTAAACAACGATTGGACAATGCACACAAAGTAATGGGATTGGCAAACGAGTTCAGCAACCAACTGGAAGGAATTTTTAACGAATGGGCAAAAGTAAGGGTAACGGATATGGAAGTTAAAAAATTAATACAACTGGCACTATGTCCCAATAAGGAAACCTTGGAGCATATCAAAAAAGGGAATGAAGACGAAATGTCTACCTTGTTTAAAAACACTGTTGAAGATACATTTTCTTTTGCCATGCTATCAGAGAGCCAACAAATGGAAACCACAAGAGGCACATTATTCGGTGCTTACAATGCGGTAACAGGCTACTACCAAAATGTACGCAATTACAAAGATGATGAAGCCAAATTGCAATCCATTATAATGGGCGGTACGGCACAGCTGAAATCACAAAAAGCATTTGAATTGTGTACTTCTTTTTCAAAGATGGGGGCGGATGTCTTTCATTTCAATTGA
- a CDS encoding single-stranded DNA-binding protein has product MNIIGRLTRDAEVRTTSQEKQVVNFSVAINDGYRNKQGERIEQTTYFDCSYWISTNVAKILTKGTLVELTGRVSARAWTANDGELKASLNFNVSTIKSHGGGKKTENAQATTKQEKNKVEKQEPTDDLPF; this is encoded by the coding sequence ATGAACATCATCGGAAGACTGACAAGGGATGCGGAGGTACGCACAACGTCACAGGAAAAGCAAGTGGTCAATTTTTCAGTAGCCATTAACGATGGGTATCGCAACAAACAAGGTGAGCGCATCGAACAGACTACTTATTTTGACTGCTCTTATTGGATTAGCACAAATGTAGCCAAGATACTCACCAAAGGAACATTGGTAGAACTTACTGGAAGAGTAAGCGCAAGAGCGTGGACTGCTAATGACGGCGAGCTAAAAGCGAGTTTGAATTTTAATGTTTCTACCATCAAATCACACGGAGGCGGTAAGAAAACAGAAAATGCACAAGCTACAACTAAACAAGAAAAAAATAAGGTCGAAAAGCAGGAACCTACGGACGACCTCCCATTTTAA